A single genomic interval of Aureliella helgolandensis harbors:
- a CDS encoding DUF1501 domain-containing protein, with protein MKRSESHQNSAPCQSGSQVGCADHQLHRRLFLQGSMAGAASVASFQSLFSVPAFAETVQRRGKRCILLWLCGAPSQFETWDPKPGRPSSGPFPSMASCIPGVHVSSLMPKCATIMDKLTVVRSMSTEPGEHFQAIDMLTRGEGPRPPFTRPILGSVIAQQLGQLDSPVPQFVLLDPCPEGNEFRSFKAANWAGWLGAEYGPVRFGGEYRLDNVIRPEELSELEHADREALRSFLSRKFMNDHRTAAVESYNAVFERVNGLMQAAPLFDLAALPQRDRERYGPGTFGMHSLLARHLVENGSTFVMVANGMPWDCHVFNHETHQMLVPELDRVIFHLISDLEQSGQLDDTLVLMMGEFGRTPFLNDARGRDHYPQAWSMAMAGGGLRPGVVYGATDEDGVAVSDKPVNQRQLFATIFAALGIDPHETYDLPGFPTFHRVEQDTAPIAELLA; from the coding sequence ATGAAACGCTCGGAATCCCACCAAAACTCAGCCCCTTGCCAGTCTGGCAGCCAAGTTGGGTGCGCTGATCATCAATTGCACCGCCGCCTATTTCTCCAAGGGAGCATGGCTGGAGCAGCCTCCGTGGCTAGTTTCCAAAGCTTGTTCAGTGTGCCGGCCTTCGCTGAAACGGTGCAGCGACGGGGCAAGCGATGCATCCTACTGTGGTTGTGCGGGGCGCCCAGTCAATTCGAAACCTGGGACCCAAAACCTGGACGACCAAGCAGTGGCCCCTTCCCCTCGATGGCCTCTTGCATTCCAGGAGTGCACGTCAGCTCTTTGATGCCCAAGTGCGCTACCATCATGGATAAACTGACCGTCGTGCGTTCCATGTCGACCGAACCAGGCGAGCACTTCCAAGCCATTGACATGCTGACGCGTGGCGAAGGCCCACGCCCTCCCTTCACTCGTCCCATTCTTGGATCGGTGATTGCCCAGCAGCTGGGACAACTCGACAGCCCTGTCCCGCAATTTGTCCTCCTTGATCCGTGTCCGGAAGGCAACGAGTTCCGATCGTTCAAGGCGGCAAACTGGGCCGGATGGCTGGGAGCCGAATATGGGCCGGTACGCTTCGGTGGAGAATACCGACTCGATAACGTCATTCGCCCCGAAGAACTGAGCGAACTCGAGCACGCGGACCGTGAAGCTCTGCGTTCGTTCCTGAGCCGCAAGTTTATGAATGACCATCGGACAGCAGCCGTAGAATCCTACAACGCAGTCTTTGAGCGTGTGAACGGTCTAATGCAAGCCGCTCCCCTGTTCGACCTAGCGGCCCTCCCGCAGCGAGATCGCGAGCGCTATGGCCCCGGAACGTTCGGGATGCACAGTTTGCTGGCTCGACACCTGGTTGAAAACGGCTCGACCTTTGTGATGGTTGCTAACGGCATGCCCTGGGACTGCCATGTGTTCAATCATGAGACCCACCAGATGCTGGTTCCCGAACTCGATCGAGTCATCTTCCACCTGATCTCTGATTTGGAACAAAGCGGACAACTCGACGATACGTTGGTCTTGATGATGGGAGAGTTTGGTAGAACCCCCTTTCTGAACGATGCCCGCGGCCGGGATCACTATCCTCAAGCATGGAGCATGGCCATGGCCGGAGGTGGACTTCGTCCCGGAGTTGTCTACGGCGCGACGGACGAAGATGGTGTCGCCGTATCTGACAAACCGGTCAACCAACGCCAGCTCTTCGCAACGATCTTCGCCGCCTTGGGGATCGACCCGCATGAAACTTACGACCTTCCAGGCTTCCCCACCTTCCACCGTGTAGAGCAAGACACAGCCCCCATCGCAGAACTGCTGGCGTGA
- a CDS encoding WD40 repeat domain-containing protein, whose amino-acid sequence MKIELEKTGRYSFPMGIQDIALTADEQRVYAACLDGVYELSLPARDDHEAKPVPECIGQHASYVSSVALLEQDAEVASTGFDGQLQIRALRSKPAESTAASESAKLVAPRLDRNLHSFWSWQMACSPDRRRLASVTGQYLTGAEDYSPLESSEPTIRVVDAHSGETQHEFTMLPSVQCVAFDPTGQYLAAGNLMGDLAVWDVTSGECLAEWRTPSFTSWGIIKSHCYIGGIFAVAFAPDSQSLYAAGMGDMRDPMAGNGKQLWQRFAWQKSPVEKLQETVSDQAGEGLMETLAWHPSGEYFAMAGRLRGGNWNTGIFSQEDGQLVGQAKTGMRITTALFSPAGDVLYLAGMQGQPGRKDGKFPNFGYLERYQIKQS is encoded by the coding sequence ATGAAAATTGAACTTGAAAAAACCGGCCGTTACTCTTTTCCAATGGGCATCCAGGATATCGCACTCACCGCCGACGAGCAGCGAGTCTATGCGGCCTGCCTGGATGGAGTCTATGAACTCTCATTGCCCGCTCGCGACGATCACGAAGCCAAGCCGGTGCCGGAGTGCATCGGACAACATGCGAGCTACGTCTCCAGTGTCGCCCTGCTGGAGCAAGATGCCGAAGTCGCCTCCACCGGCTTCGATGGACAACTCCAGATTCGGGCCCTCCGGTCCAAGCCTGCTGAATCAACTGCGGCTTCTGAGTCTGCAAAACTGGTTGCGCCGCGACTCGATCGAAACCTTCACTCCTTCTGGTCATGGCAGATGGCCTGCTCCCCCGATCGGCGCAGACTTGCATCGGTAACAGGTCAATACTTAACCGGCGCTGAGGATTACTCGCCGCTCGAGAGTTCCGAACCAACAATAAGAGTCGTCGATGCCCACAGCGGTGAAACGCAACACGAATTCACCATGCTTCCTTCGGTGCAATGCGTTGCCTTCGATCCAACCGGCCAATATTTGGCTGCCGGAAATCTCATGGGTGATCTAGCGGTCTGGGACGTAACTAGCGGCGAGTGCCTCGCCGAGTGGCGAACGCCTTCCTTCACGAGCTGGGGCATCATCAAGAGCCATTGCTACATTGGAGGAATCTTCGCAGTCGCCTTCGCTCCCGATAGCCAATCGCTCTACGCAGCTGGCATGGGAGACATGCGAGATCCCATGGCTGGCAACGGTAAGCAATTGTGGCAACGCTTTGCATGGCAGAAGTCTCCCGTTGAAAAGCTGCAAGAGACGGTGTCCGACCAAGCTGGTGAGGGCCTGATGGAAACTCTCGCTTGGCATCCTAGCGGCGAGTATTTTGCGATGGCTGGTCGCCTCAGAGGTGGCAATTGGAACACCGGCATCTTCAGCCAAGAAGACGGACAACTTGTCGGTCAAGCCAAGACCGGCATGCGAATCACCACCGCCCTGTTCAGCCCGGCCGGTGATGTGCTCTATCTGGCCGGCATGCAGGGGCAACCGGGACGCAAGGACGGGAAGTTCCCGAACTTTGGCTACCTCGAACGCTACCAGATCAAGCAGAGTTGA
- a CDS encoding sulfatase produces the protein MNYTPPTLIRTFLFLMCMVLGLSTCLAPLGAADRPNVLFIAADDLRNDLGCLGNEEVLTPHLDRLAEQGRLFKHAYCQQAVCNPSRASLMTGLRPDTLGIWDLPTHFRDVRPQVVTLPQHFMQHGYFTQNVGKIYHNWIHDLQGDPASWSVPAAMHFANHGSDTPQVTGELPPNLASDLKCECRDVPDDAYFDGRVADLAIQALQQRQASSTPFFLAVGFWKPHSPFNAPKKYWDLYDRSQLSPPANPEWPTDAPRIAWHNSREILGRKEPRVLDEASVMEMRHGYLAAISYMDAQVGRVLDELERLDLRKNTIVVFWSDHGYHLGEQTLWAKTSNFELDAAVPLMIATPEMHAAGTATGSLAELLDMYPTLIDLCGLPAVPDLEGKSLKPILENPQATVRSAAFTQHPRPAYYDEQPEVMGRSVRTARYRYTEWRDFTSGDLMATELYDHETDPLETINVAALPEYQQAIRECQQLKLEGFSL, from the coding sequence ATGAATTACACTCCGCCTACCCTAATTCGCACCTTCCTATTTCTCATGTGCATGGTGCTTGGGCTGAGTACCTGCCTTGCCCCTCTCGGTGCCGCAGATCGCCCCAACGTTCTCTTCATCGCAGCCGACGATCTCCGCAATGATCTTGGTTGCTTAGGGAATGAGGAGGTGTTGACACCGCACCTCGATCGCTTGGCCGAGCAGGGCCGTCTGTTTAAGCACGCCTATTGCCAACAAGCGGTCTGCAATCCATCCCGCGCCTCGCTGATGACTGGACTACGACCAGACACGCTCGGCATTTGGGATCTGCCAACCCATTTTCGAGACGTTCGGCCACAGGTGGTCACGCTGCCCCAGCACTTCATGCAACATGGTTACTTCACGCAAAACGTGGGGAAGATCTACCACAACTGGATACATGATCTACAGGGAGATCCCGCCTCGTGGAGCGTACCGGCCGCCATGCACTTCGCCAACCACGGCTCTGACACCCCACAAGTCACCGGGGAGCTCCCGCCCAATCTGGCCAGCGATCTCAAGTGTGAATGCAGGGATGTGCCCGATGATGCCTATTTCGATGGTAGAGTTGCTGACCTTGCGATACAGGCACTCCAACAACGGCAGGCCTCAAGCACTCCCTTTTTCCTGGCGGTCGGATTCTGGAAGCCCCACTCTCCGTTCAACGCGCCCAAGAAATACTGGGACCTTTACGATCGCTCTCAGCTATCTCCTCCAGCCAATCCCGAATGGCCCACCGATGCGCCGCGCATCGCTTGGCACAATAGCCGAGAAATTCTCGGACGCAAGGAACCCAGAGTCCTGGATGAAGCCTCCGTCATGGAAATGCGACACGGCTACCTCGCTGCCATCAGCTACATGGATGCGCAGGTGGGTCGCGTTCTTGATGAGCTCGAGCGACTCGACCTGCGTAAAAACACGATTGTGGTCTTCTGGTCCGATCACGGCTACCACCTGGGTGAGCAAACATTGTGGGCTAAAACATCCAACTTCGAACTCGATGCAGCGGTTCCACTCATGATTGCGACTCCCGAAATGCACGCGGCTGGAACTGCCACGGGGTCGCTGGCCGAATTGCTCGACATGTACCCAACACTCATCGACCTGTGCGGTCTACCAGCCGTGCCGGACCTGGAAGGCAAGAGCCTAAAGCCGATCCTCGAAAACCCGCAAGCAACGGTACGATCAGCCGCATTCACGCAGCATCCCCGCCCCGCCTACTACGACGAACAACCCGAGGTCATGGGGCGTAGTGTGCGAACGGCACGTTATCGCTACACCGAGTGGCGTGATTTCACCAGTGGCGATTTAATGGCTACCGAGCTCTATGACCACGAGACCGACCCACTGGAAACGATCAATGTCGCTGCACTGCCGGAATACCAGCAAGCAATCCGCGAATGCCAACAACTGAAGCTTGAAGGCTTTTCTCTCTAA
- a CDS encoding DUF1553 domain-containing protein: MQALPTRSLRRYSCAITFLVLPWLVASPSTGYSQVSSEISRAETLAAETVPGDTDPAGDPETPPAILPAEEVEEPSVDSQLPATSSAPGPDLAKLETIWEQSLRPLLVENCFECHRASEHSGQLELETIASLLRGGLSGPAIDPQSVEQSLLLTVLLPDAVGHMPPEGQLTDAEIELVQGWLTLFASASLPEDWLDSPSPTSPTQQKQDGETTGQALQRLPLGLNPSQVIDLATEAAWQANELQPTKLTSDASFVRRVYLDLVGRIPTQQERANYLASTAFDKREQLVDQLLGSDEHASHLATVLDAILIGRTSDREVKRRQSSGWFDFLTHSIAENRPWNEVAQAMLEARPQTELDRGAVWYLYSRKDKHQDIAEAISKDLFGVQIDCAQCHDHPLADEIKQAHYWGLVAFFNRSTNVDTPQGPRIAEAAIGGFSEFANLRGQSSPNRLVFLQTEPLPEARPAEGEKEEERDDLYEPHSKESAEPKVPKFSRRKAFVEEVFSGHPLVAKAMVNRMWGWMLGRGLVHPVNALDSFHPASHPELLDWLARDFEHSNYNLRRLLRSMALSRTYQLDSSLTASSDPKWFTSALAKPLTAESLYQSFQVALDLKHPEHWDTLDRKTAFANLFPDVLAEESLSNVSQGLWLTNGPQLQEMASVEHSNTLSQVSQLSETREVVTQLFVKILGRHPTDEEVSECTNYLEASPSPSSANPAPDQSSALTEKIERPPSPRVPPPQPSSQARQLKIEGLAWALLTSAEFRFNH; this comes from the coding sequence ATGCAAGCCCTACCTACGCGGTCTCTCCGACGCTATTCCTGTGCAATCACCTTCCTCGTGCTGCCCTGGCTCGTAGCGTCTCCTAGCACCGGCTATAGCCAAGTCTCCTCGGAAATCTCAAGAGCCGAGACACTGGCAGCCGAAACAGTGCCAGGAGACACGGATCCAGCCGGCGATCCCGAAACGCCTCCAGCAATCTTGCCAGCCGAAGAAGTGGAAGAGCCCAGCGTGGATTCGCAGCTTCCGGCTACGTCGTCCGCCCCAGGCCCTGACTTAGCAAAACTCGAAACGATTTGGGAGCAGAGCCTCCGACCGCTGCTGGTGGAAAACTGCTTTGAATGCCACCGTGCTTCCGAGCATTCGGGCCAACTCGAGCTGGAAACAATCGCCAGCCTGCTGCGTGGTGGTTTGAGTGGTCCAGCCATCGATCCGCAAAGTGTCGAGCAGAGCCTGTTGCTGACGGTATTGCTGCCAGACGCCGTGGGGCACATGCCGCCTGAGGGGCAATTGACCGATGCAGAGATCGAATTGGTTCAGGGCTGGTTGACGCTCTTCGCTTCAGCATCACTTCCCGAAGACTGGCTCGACTCTCCCTCGCCAACTTCTCCCACTCAACAGAAGCAGGACGGCGAAACGACCGGCCAGGCCCTGCAACGACTACCGCTGGGCTTAAACCCGTCGCAGGTAATCGATCTAGCGACTGAGGCAGCGTGGCAGGCGAACGAGCTCCAACCGACGAAGTTGACGAGCGACGCGTCGTTCGTTCGCCGTGTTTATTTGGACCTTGTGGGGCGGATCCCCACACAGCAAGAGCGAGCAAATTACCTTGCTTCGACCGCATTCGACAAACGTGAACAACTCGTTGACCAGTTGCTGGGTAGCGACGAACACGCCAGCCATTTAGCAACCGTGCTCGATGCGATTCTGATTGGGCGCACTTCAGATCGCGAAGTGAAACGCCGCCAGTCCTCCGGCTGGTTTGACTTCCTCACCCATTCGATAGCAGAAAATCGGCCATGGAACGAAGTCGCACAAGCGATGCTGGAAGCCCGTCCCCAAACGGAGCTCGATCGAGGGGCAGTGTGGTACCTCTACTCGCGAAAGGATAAGCACCAGGATATTGCCGAAGCGATTTCCAAAGATCTCTTTGGTGTACAAATCGACTGTGCCCAGTGCCATGACCATCCACTGGCTGACGAAATTAAACAAGCACATTACTGGGGGCTCGTCGCCTTCTTCAATCGCAGTACAAACGTGGATACGCCGCAGGGCCCTCGAATTGCCGAAGCTGCCATCGGTGGCTTCTCGGAGTTTGCGAACCTGCGTGGACAATCCTCCCCCAACCGACTCGTCTTCTTGCAAACGGAACCACTTCCCGAGGCGCGGCCTGCAGAAGGTGAAAAAGAAGAGGAGCGCGACGACCTCTATGAACCGCACAGCAAAGAGAGTGCCGAGCCCAAAGTTCCCAAATTTTCGCGACGCAAGGCCTTCGTTGAAGAGGTGTTCTCCGGACACCCCTTGGTTGCCAAAGCCATGGTCAATCGCATGTGGGGTTGGATGCTCGGGCGCGGCTTGGTCCACCCGGTCAACGCCCTCGATTCGTTCCACCCCGCCAGTCATCCGGAACTGCTGGATTGGCTGGCGCGCGACTTTGAACATTCGAACTACAACCTTCGCCGACTATTGCGTTCCATGGCTCTCAGTCGCACCTATCAACTCGATTCCTCTCTAACAGCGTCGAGCGATCCCAAGTGGTTTACCTCGGCGTTGGCCAAGCCGCTAACCGCCGAATCGCTGTACCAATCGTTCCAGGTAGCCCTGGATCTAAAACATCCCGAGCACTGGGATACGCTCGACCGGAAGACTGCGTTTGCCAATCTGTTCCCCGATGTACTGGCCGAGGAATCGCTGTCCAACGTTTCCCAAGGACTGTGGCTCACCAACGGCCCCCAACTCCAAGAAATGGCCTCCGTCGAACACTCGAATACCCTCTCCCAGGTCAGCCAACTCTCAGAGACGCGAGAAGTTGTGACGCAGCTATTTGTCAAAATCCTGGGTCGCCACCCTACCGACGAGGAAGTTTCCGAGTGCACGAACTACCTGGAAGCCTCTCCCTCCCCCAGCTCGGCAAATCCAGCCCCAGACCAATCGTCAGCCTTAACCGAGAAGATCGAGCGGCCACCATCGCCCCGAGTTCCGCCCCCCCAGCCCTCAAGCCAAGCACGACAGCTAAAAATTGAAGGGCTAGCTTGGGCTCTTCTAACCAGTGCCGAATTCCGCTTCAATCACTAG
- a CDS encoding class I SAM-dependent methyltransferase, whose amino-acid sequence MHFESPELDPTQILDDLRADKLSLLLVAGTTAFDVGQALDDGPLAYEALRQHLQLPERSANVLLTGLRSMGLLDVDSHQQIDLTELGREKLSPKSKFNLRGYIGLGAFGADAQNMIACLKHDAPAGDISFVFHEEGGPSALDDPETSDALTRAMAARARNVAPFVAQELDLSTATHLLDIGGGHGLYTLALLEKHPQLSATIVDRQPPLAVAQEYAQAAGLSERVEFVYGDIHTFTASRAFDTVLLANILHDYNASDAERLVQHYARQLSNNGRAIILDAFLNSVPPGSPPVSTGPRPVAAYSAMLFSICEGRCFRLDEYQSMMRSAGLLAEAHIAQVPAHGSLLIGTKA is encoded by the coding sequence ATGCACTTTGAATCCCCCGAGTTGGACCCCACGCAAATCCTGGACGATCTGCGGGCCGACAAGCTATCGCTGCTGCTGGTAGCCGGAACGACAGCCTTCGACGTGGGACAAGCCCTCGACGACGGTCCACTCGCCTATGAAGCACTGCGCCAACACCTGCAGTTGCCAGAACGCTCCGCCAATGTATTGCTAACGGGCCTGCGTTCCATGGGACTGCTCGATGTCGATAGTCACCAGCAAATCGATTTGACAGAACTGGGGCGTGAAAAATTGTCGCCCAAGTCAAAGTTCAACCTGCGCGGCTACATCGGCTTGGGGGCCTTCGGCGCGGACGCGCAGAACATGATCGCCTGCCTAAAGCACGATGCACCGGCTGGCGACATCTCATTCGTCTTTCACGAAGAAGGTGGGCCATCCGCCTTGGACGATCCTGAAACGTCCGATGCACTCACGCGAGCCATGGCAGCCCGAGCCCGGAACGTTGCGCCGTTTGTAGCTCAAGAGCTCGACCTATCGACCGCCACTCACCTGCTCGACATCGGTGGGGGGCACGGCCTGTACACCTTAGCCTTACTTGAAAAACACCCTCAGCTGTCGGCGACTATCGTCGATCGTCAGCCACCGCTGGCGGTAGCCCAAGAATATGCTCAAGCGGCAGGGCTGAGCGAACGGGTCGAATTCGTCTATGGCGACATTCACACTTTCACAGCATCCAGAGCGTTCGATACCGTTCTTTTGGCCAATATACTGCACGATTACAATGCGTCCGATGCTGAGAGATTGGTCCAGCACTACGCACGGCAACTTTCCAACAACGGACGTGCCATTATTTTGGACGCGTTTCTGAACTCAGTTCCCCCCGGCTCTCCCCCGGTTTCCACCGGCCCCCGTCCCGTCGCCGCCTACTCAGCCATGCTATTCTCCATCTGCGAGGGACGTTGCTTCCGTTTGGACGAATACCAATCGATGATGCGATCAGCCGGCTTGCTCGCAGAAGCCCACATAGCCCAAGTCCCCGCCCACGGCAGCCTACTCATCGGAACGAAAGCCTAA
- a CDS encoding cation:proton antiporter domain-containing protein yields MAPTLIRELLIILAAGLIAGLVCRWIKVSVLIGYLVVGTLLGDGCLGWVVDANHQLEAFAETGVFLLLFSIGLEFSLDDLRTLGRKLLIGGTVQMLMVAVPVACLLLQLGLSWRPAWLLASATAFSSTVLVFKALSECGQASQPHGRRAIGILLFQDAALVPLLLIVPLLTGESDSVTVGSYLALAGISSLFVLAVIGLRYALAMWIIPLFAGYRSPELVILFTLVVLGSVTLAAYTVGLPAAVGAFAAGLSFNGNRWTKQIDALVFPFRETFAAVFFVGLGLIFDPRLLISEPVLILGFLTGLILIKGLAATVALRLTSLNLQSSFGMGIGLAHVGEFAFILASQGVDAGLLSAMNYQRMVAISVGSLILTPLLLKQGLRWTYSTQDRNSGPPRTMEAATRKSQATIIGAGPIGRQVASQLELTGLDVCLVDLSSINLHPFAQEGFRTVVGDATEQSVLELAKIGTAAIIVVSVPNDDIANQIVRIARKSNALATILVRCRFQSNTQKLRSAGADSVVSEEAEASQALLRILIKH; encoded by the coding sequence ATGGCACCCACACTCATTCGCGAACTTCTGATCATCCTCGCCGCAGGGCTCATCGCGGGGTTGGTCTGTCGCTGGATTAAAGTCTCGGTTCTGATCGGCTACCTCGTTGTCGGGACGCTCCTGGGCGACGGCTGTCTGGGATGGGTTGTCGATGCAAACCATCAGCTGGAGGCCTTTGCGGAAACGGGAGTTTTCCTCCTGCTGTTTTCCATCGGCCTTGAATTTTCGCTAGACGATTTGAGAACACTGGGGCGCAAGTTGCTCATCGGTGGGACAGTACAAATGTTAATGGTGGCTGTCCCGGTGGCCTGCTTGCTGCTCCAACTGGGACTCAGCTGGCGGCCCGCTTGGTTGCTAGCCTCCGCCACGGCCTTCAGCTCAACCGTCCTAGTATTCAAAGCACTCTCGGAGTGTGGTCAAGCCAGCCAGCCGCATGGCCGTCGAGCTATTGGAATCCTGCTGTTTCAAGACGCTGCACTCGTTCCACTCTTGCTGATCGTGCCGCTATTGACCGGTGAAAGCGATTCGGTCACCGTCGGCAGCTACCTAGCCCTAGCCGGTATATCCAGTCTGTTTGTGCTGGCCGTCATCGGACTCCGATACGCTCTAGCGATGTGGATTATCCCTCTATTTGCTGGCTATCGCAGTCCAGAGTTGGTCATTTTATTCACGCTGGTGGTGCTAGGCAGCGTTACACTCGCCGCCTATACCGTCGGTTTACCAGCAGCCGTGGGGGCGTTTGCTGCAGGCCTGAGTTTTAACGGCAATCGCTGGACGAAACAAATAGATGCACTCGTGTTCCCATTCCGCGAAACGTTCGCGGCTGTCTTTTTTGTGGGACTGGGGCTAATCTTCGATCCCCGGCTGCTGATTTCCGAACCCGTATTGATTCTGGGATTCCTGACCGGGCTGATTCTCATCAAAGGTCTCGCTGCGACCGTCGCACTCCGCCTTACCAGCCTAAACTTGCAGAGCTCCTTTGGGATGGGCATAGGCCTGGCCCATGTAGGTGAATTTGCCTTTATCCTCGCCAGCCAGGGAGTGGATGCAGGACTGCTCTCCGCCATGAACTACCAACGCATGGTCGCTATTTCCGTTGGCTCCCTAATCCTCACCCCACTCCTACTCAAACAGGGGCTGAGGTGGACCTACAGCACCCAAGACAGAAATAGTGGACCACCACGGACGATGGAAGCAGCCACGCGCAAGTCGCAGGCGACGATCATCGGTGCTGGCCCCATTGGACGCCAAGTTGCCAGCCAACTGGAGCTCACCGGATTAGATGTCTGCCTCGTTGACCTGAGCTCCATCAATTTGCATCCGTTTGCCCAAGAGGGATTCCGCACCGTCGTCGGGGATGCGACTGAACAATCCGTGTTGGAATTGGCGAAAATCGGCACTGCCGCAATTATTGTGGTCAGCGTGCCCAATGATGACATCGCCAATCAGATTGTGCGTATCGCCCGCAAGTCAAATGCACTCGCCACAATCCTGGTGCGTTGTCGATTCCAAAGCAATACGCAAAAGCTCCGTTCTGCAGGCGCTGACAGCGTCGTGAGCGAAGAGGCCGAGGCCTCCCAGGCCTTGCTGCGAATCCTGATCAAACATTGA